The proteins below come from a single Mugil cephalus isolate CIBA_MC_2020 chromosome 7, CIBA_Mcephalus_1.1, whole genome shotgun sequence genomic window:
- the tcf3a gene encoding transcription factor 3a isoform X2 gives MAAVETDKELNDLLDFSAMFEPPVSNGKNRPTTLASSQFGGSGIDERSGSGPWGSGEQNSPPFNQGRSYGEERLYSEQEGMPSAPMYGSGIVGKPERGPYSSFGSQPGFMPSEMPMPSPDALSPSGVKSSSQFYTSYEGSNPRRRPSQDPVESQPKKIRKVPPGLPSSVYAPASGEDFHRDNAGYSAPKPGNVYSQFYMQEGLHPPSDPWGSAGSMVQPGYSAMLGNSPHLNQHGPFTAINPQDRLKRQPLPLSPQNYPLHGSEVNGAHPAGFHSGSNSFGVPSHTPPMTGSETIMANRAPVPGSSGEIGKALASIYPSDPNSNTFPPSPSTPSGSPQAVSGSASQWTRSSGQATPSPNFEGGIQSLSKMEDRLEEAINVLQRHASGHGGPGLAEMHSLLSSGLGLPSAFNSAALGLASRMSGLVSGHHEDSVGLPSSGGLLHHGPASGSQPEGFSGQPGNASRSSAAAIKREDKEDDENCSLTDKSEDERKDMKAHLRTSLVSVTDENLTAEEKEQRERERRLANNARERVRVRDINEAFRELGRMCQVHLQSDKAQTKLVILQQAVQVILGLEKQVRERNLNPKAACLKRREEEKVSGVDPQMQLGGGHPALGGDGHNPVSHM, from the exons ATGGCTGCAGTGGAAACGGACAAGGAGCTCAACGACTTGCTGGACTTTAGCGCG ATGTTTGAGCCTCCAGTTTCAAATGGTAAGAACCGGCCGACTACGCTGGCCAGCAGTCAGTTTGGAGGTTCAG GTATAGATGAGAGGAGTGGGTCCGGTCCCTGGGGATCAGGAGAACAGAACAGTCCACCTTTCAACCAGGGAAGG AGTTATGGAGAAGAACGTCTTTACAGTGAGCAAGAGGGCATGCCTTCTGCCCCCATGTATGGATCAGGGATTGTGG GGAAGCCTGAACGAGGACCATACTCATCATTTGGATCACAG CCGGGCTTCATGCCCAGTGAGATGCCCATGCCCAGTCCTGATGCCCTCTCCCCGTCTGGCGTGAAGTCCAGCTCCCAGTTTTATACTTCCTATGAGGGGAGCAACCCTCGCAGGAGACCCTCACAGGACCCTGTTG AATCACAGCCAAAAAAGATCAGGAAGGTGCCCCCTGGCCTACCCTCCTCT GTTTATGCACCAGCCTCTGGAGAGGATTTTCACCGGGACAATGCTGGTTACTCAGCCCcaaagccaggaaacgtctACTCACAGTTCTACATGCAAG AAGGCCTCCACCCGCCCTCCGATCCGTGGGGCTCTGCCGGGTCGATGGTTCAGCCTGGTTATTCTGCCATGCTGGGCAACTCTCCTCATCTGAACCAGCATGGTCCCTTCACTGCCATCAACCCCCAAGACAGACTG AAGCGGCAGCCACTGCCCCTCTCCCCTCAAAACTACCCCCTGCATGGCAGTGAAGTGAACGGGGCTCATCCTGCTGGCTTCCACTCTGGTTCTAACAGCTTTGGTGTCCCCAGCCACACACCCCCGATGACTGGGTCCGAAACCATCATGG CCAATCGGGCCCCTGTACCTGGTAGTTCGGGTGAGATTGGAAAAGCACTGGCCTCT ATCTATCCCTCAGACCCAAACAGCAACACTTTCCCTCCGTCTCCTTCCACTCCATCTGGCTCTCCTCAGGCTGTATCAG GCTCTGCATCCCAGTGGACCCGGTCCTCTGGCCAGGCTACACCTTCACCCAACTTTGAGGGTGGAATTCAGTCTTTG AGTAAAATGGAGGACCGTCTGGAGGAAGCCATTAATGTCCTTCAGCGTCACGCCAGTGGACATGGGGGGCCAGGACTCGCTGAAATGCACAGTCTACTCTCTTCTGGCTTGGGGTTACCGTCGGCCTTCAACAGTGCAGCACTTGGGCTGGCGAGTCGTATGTCTGGACTG GTGTCCGGTCACCATGAAGACTCTGTCggtctgccctctagtggaggaCTTTTGCACCATGGGCCGGCGTCAGGCTCTCAACCTGAAGGCTTTTCAG GCCAGCCAGGTAACGCAAGTCGCTCCAGTGCTGCTGCGATCAAACGAGAGGACAAGGAGGACGATGAGAACTGCTCCCTTACAGACAAGTCAGAAGACGAGAGAAAAGACATGAAGGCCCACCTTCGAACAAG CCTTGTGTCTGTGACTGATGAGAACCTGACCgctgaggagaaggagcagagggagcgCGAGCGCCGCCTTGCTAACAACGCTAGGGAGAGAGTACGAGTTCGTGACATTAACGAAGCCTTCAGAGAGCTGGGCAGAATGTGTCAGGTCCACCTGCAGAGCGACAAGGCCCAGACCAAGCTTGTCATCCTGCAACAGGCCGTCCAGGTCATACTAGGCCTGGAGAAGCAGGTGCGAG agcGTAATTTGAACCCAAAGGCTGCCTGCCtcaagaggagagaggaggagaaagtgtcGGGCGTGGACCCCCAGATGCAGCTCGGGGGAGGTCACCCCGCTCTAGGAGGCGATGGACACAACCCTGTGAGCCATATGTAA
- the tcf3a gene encoding transcription factor 3a isoform X3, translated as MAAVETDKELNDLLDFSAMFEPPVSNGKNRPTTLASSQFGGSGIDERSGSGPWGSGEQNSPPFNQGRSYGEERLYSEQEGMPSAPMYGSGIVGKPERGPYSSFGSQPGFMPSEMPMPSPDALSPSGVKSSSQFYTSYEGSNPRRRPSQDPVESQPKKIRKVPPGLPSSVYAPASGEDFHRDNAGYSAPKPGNVYSQFYMQEGLHPPSDPWGSAGSMVQPGYSAMLGNSPHLNQHGPFTAINPQDRLKRQPLPLSPQNYPLHGSEVNGAHPAGFHSGSNSFGVPSHTPPMTGSETIMANRAPVPGSSGEIGKALASIYPSDPNSNTFPPSPSTPSGSPQAVSGSASQWTRSSGQATPSPNFEGGIQSLSKMEDRLEEAINVLQRHASGHGGPGLAEMHSLLSSGLGLPSAFNSAALGLASRMSGLVSGHHEDSVGLPSSGGLLHHGPASGSQPEGFSGQPGNASRSSAAAIKREDKEDDENCSLTDKSEDERKDMKAHLRTSLDDEEDDEDLPVEIKVEREKVRRMANNARERLRVRDINEAFKELGRMVQLHMSNEKPQTKLIILQQAVNVILNLEQQVRALCL; from the exons ATGGCTGCAGTGGAAACGGACAAGGAGCTCAACGACTTGCTGGACTTTAGCGCG ATGTTTGAGCCTCCAGTTTCAAATGGTAAGAACCGGCCGACTACGCTGGCCAGCAGTCAGTTTGGAGGTTCAG GTATAGATGAGAGGAGTGGGTCCGGTCCCTGGGGATCAGGAGAACAGAACAGTCCACCTTTCAACCAGGGAAGG AGTTATGGAGAAGAACGTCTTTACAGTGAGCAAGAGGGCATGCCTTCTGCCCCCATGTATGGATCAGGGATTGTGG GGAAGCCTGAACGAGGACCATACTCATCATTTGGATCACAG CCGGGCTTCATGCCCAGTGAGATGCCCATGCCCAGTCCTGATGCCCTCTCCCCGTCTGGCGTGAAGTCCAGCTCCCAGTTTTATACTTCCTATGAGGGGAGCAACCCTCGCAGGAGACCCTCACAGGACCCTGTTG AATCACAGCCAAAAAAGATCAGGAAGGTGCCCCCTGGCCTACCCTCCTCT GTTTATGCACCAGCCTCTGGAGAGGATTTTCACCGGGACAATGCTGGTTACTCAGCCCcaaagccaggaaacgtctACTCACAGTTCTACATGCAAG AAGGCCTCCACCCGCCCTCCGATCCGTGGGGCTCTGCCGGGTCGATGGTTCAGCCTGGTTATTCTGCCATGCTGGGCAACTCTCCTCATCTGAACCAGCATGGTCCCTTCACTGCCATCAACCCCCAAGACAGACTG AAGCGGCAGCCACTGCCCCTCTCCCCTCAAAACTACCCCCTGCATGGCAGTGAAGTGAACGGGGCTCATCCTGCTGGCTTCCACTCTGGTTCTAACAGCTTTGGTGTCCCCAGCCACACACCCCCGATGACTGGGTCCGAAACCATCATGG CCAATCGGGCCCCTGTACCTGGTAGTTCGGGTGAGATTGGAAAAGCACTGGCCTCT ATCTATCCCTCAGACCCAAACAGCAACACTTTCCCTCCGTCTCCTTCCACTCCATCTGGCTCTCCTCAGGCTGTATCAG GCTCTGCATCCCAGTGGACCCGGTCCTCTGGCCAGGCTACACCTTCACCCAACTTTGAGGGTGGAATTCAGTCTTTG AGTAAAATGGAGGACCGTCTGGAGGAAGCCATTAATGTCCTTCAGCGTCACGCCAGTGGACATGGGGGGCCAGGACTCGCTGAAATGCACAGTCTACTCTCTTCTGGCTTGGGGTTACCGTCGGCCTTCAACAGTGCAGCACTTGGGCTGGCGAGTCGTATGTCTGGACTG GTGTCCGGTCACCATGAAGACTCTGTCggtctgccctctagtggaggaCTTTTGCACCATGGGCCGGCGTCAGGCTCTCAACCTGAAGGCTTTTCAG GCCAGCCAGGTAACGCAAGTCGCTCCAGTGCTGCTGCGATCAAACGAGAGGACAAGGAGGACGATGAGAACTGCTCCCTTACAGACAAGTCAGAAGACGAGAGAAAAGACATGAAGGCCCACCTTCGAACAAG TCTGGATGATGAGGAAGACGATGAAGATCTACCAGTGGAGATTAAGGTTGAGCGGGAGAAAGTGCGAAGGATGGCGAACAACGCCCGCGAACGTCTACGTGTTCGGGACATCAACGAGGCTTTTAAGGAGCTGGGCCGCATGGTCCAGCTCCATATGAGCAATGAGAAACCACAAACCAAATTGATCATACTGCAACAGGCCGTTAACGTTATACTCAACCTGGAGCAGCAAGTCCGAG CCTTGTGTCTGTGA
- the tcf3a gene encoding transcription factor 3a isoform X1, giving the protein MAAVETDKELNDLLDFSAMFEPPVSNGKNRPTTLASSQFGGSGIDERSGSGPWGSGEQNSPPFNQGRSYGEERLYSEQEGMPSAPMYGSGIVGKPERGPYSSFGSQPGFMPSEMPMPSPDALSPSGVKSSSQFYTSYEGSNPRRRPSQDPVESQPKKIRKVPPGLPSSVYAPASGEDFHRDNAGYSAPKPGNVYSQFYMQEGLHPPSDPWGSAGSMVQPGYSAMLGNSPHLNQHGPFTAINPQDRLKRQPLPLSPQNYPLHGSEVNGAHPAGFHSGSNSFGVPSHTPPMTGSETIMANRAPVPGSSGEIGKALASIYPSDPNSNTFPPSPSTPSGSPQAVSGSASQWTRSSGQATPSPNFEGGIQSLSKMEDRLEEAINVLQRHASGHGGPGLAEMHSLLSSGLGLPSAFNSAALGLASRMSGLVSGHHEDSVGLPSSGGLLHHGPASGSQPEGFSGQPGNASRSSAAAIKREDKEDDENCSLTDKSEDERKDMKAHLRTSLDDEEDDEDLPVEIKVEREKVRRMANNARERLRVRDINEAFKELGRMVQLHMSNEKPQTKLIILQQAVNVILNLEQQVRERNLNPKAACLKRREEEKVSGVDPQMQLGGGHPALGGDGHNPVSHM; this is encoded by the exons ATGGCTGCAGTGGAAACGGACAAGGAGCTCAACGACTTGCTGGACTTTAGCGCG ATGTTTGAGCCTCCAGTTTCAAATGGTAAGAACCGGCCGACTACGCTGGCCAGCAGTCAGTTTGGAGGTTCAG GTATAGATGAGAGGAGTGGGTCCGGTCCCTGGGGATCAGGAGAACAGAACAGTCCACCTTTCAACCAGGGAAGG AGTTATGGAGAAGAACGTCTTTACAGTGAGCAAGAGGGCATGCCTTCTGCCCCCATGTATGGATCAGGGATTGTGG GGAAGCCTGAACGAGGACCATACTCATCATTTGGATCACAG CCGGGCTTCATGCCCAGTGAGATGCCCATGCCCAGTCCTGATGCCCTCTCCCCGTCTGGCGTGAAGTCCAGCTCCCAGTTTTATACTTCCTATGAGGGGAGCAACCCTCGCAGGAGACCCTCACAGGACCCTGTTG AATCACAGCCAAAAAAGATCAGGAAGGTGCCCCCTGGCCTACCCTCCTCT GTTTATGCACCAGCCTCTGGAGAGGATTTTCACCGGGACAATGCTGGTTACTCAGCCCcaaagccaggaaacgtctACTCACAGTTCTACATGCAAG AAGGCCTCCACCCGCCCTCCGATCCGTGGGGCTCTGCCGGGTCGATGGTTCAGCCTGGTTATTCTGCCATGCTGGGCAACTCTCCTCATCTGAACCAGCATGGTCCCTTCACTGCCATCAACCCCCAAGACAGACTG AAGCGGCAGCCACTGCCCCTCTCCCCTCAAAACTACCCCCTGCATGGCAGTGAAGTGAACGGGGCTCATCCTGCTGGCTTCCACTCTGGTTCTAACAGCTTTGGTGTCCCCAGCCACACACCCCCGATGACTGGGTCCGAAACCATCATGG CCAATCGGGCCCCTGTACCTGGTAGTTCGGGTGAGATTGGAAAAGCACTGGCCTCT ATCTATCCCTCAGACCCAAACAGCAACACTTTCCCTCCGTCTCCTTCCACTCCATCTGGCTCTCCTCAGGCTGTATCAG GCTCTGCATCCCAGTGGACCCGGTCCTCTGGCCAGGCTACACCTTCACCCAACTTTGAGGGTGGAATTCAGTCTTTG AGTAAAATGGAGGACCGTCTGGAGGAAGCCATTAATGTCCTTCAGCGTCACGCCAGTGGACATGGGGGGCCAGGACTCGCTGAAATGCACAGTCTACTCTCTTCTGGCTTGGGGTTACCGTCGGCCTTCAACAGTGCAGCACTTGGGCTGGCGAGTCGTATGTCTGGACTG GTGTCCGGTCACCATGAAGACTCTGTCggtctgccctctagtggaggaCTTTTGCACCATGGGCCGGCGTCAGGCTCTCAACCTGAAGGCTTTTCAG GCCAGCCAGGTAACGCAAGTCGCTCCAGTGCTGCTGCGATCAAACGAGAGGACAAGGAGGACGATGAGAACTGCTCCCTTACAGACAAGTCAGAAGACGAGAGAAAAGACATGAAGGCCCACCTTCGAACAAG TCTGGATGATGAGGAAGACGATGAAGATCTACCAGTGGAGATTAAGGTTGAGCGGGAGAAAGTGCGAAGGATGGCGAACAACGCCCGCGAACGTCTACGTGTTCGGGACATCAACGAGGCTTTTAAGGAGCTGGGCCGCATGGTCCAGCTCCATATGAGCAATGAGAAACCACAAACCAAATTGATCATACTGCAACAGGCCGTTAACGTTATACTCAACCTGGAGCAGCAAGTCCGAG agcGTAATTTGAACCCAAAGGCTGCCTGCCtcaagaggagagaggaggagaaagtgtcGGGCGTGGACCCCCAGATGCAGCTCGGGGGAGGTCACCCCGCTCTAGGAGGCGATGGACACAACCCTGTGAGCCATATGTAA